The genomic window GCCGCTGGCCGGGTCGATGAGGCCCGGCGCGCCGATGCCGACGCTGTGCAGCCGCGCCACTCCGGCGTCGCGGGCCGTGCGTTCCAGCAGGGCGACGGCCCGCTCGACGGCCGGTTCCGTGCCGGTGTCGCTGCCGATCGGGAGCGTCGCGTCGGCGAGCGTCGTGCCGAGCAGGTCCGCGACCACGACCGAGACGCCCTGGGTCCGCATATCGAGGGCCGCCAGATGGGCGCGGTCGGCAACGATCCCGTACAGGCGCGCGTTCGGGCCGCGGCGCTGCTCGCCCGCCTCGCCCACGATCCGGATCAGCCCCGCGCCCTGGAGCCGCTCGACGAGGTCGGCGACGGACGGCCGGGAGAGTCCGGTCAGGGACTTCAGCTGACCTGCCGTCAACGGGCCCTCGTCCTGGAGGAGTCGCAGGGCGAGCCGGTCGTTGATGGCCCTGGCGGTGCTCGGGGATGCGGGCATGCCGGAATCCTTCCAGACCTATTTATCAGGCAGGGTTCCTGATAGTTTACGCTCGACCACGACCGTGGCTCAGGGGAGGATGAACAGCAATGCCCATCGCGCGACTGGTCCGGGCCCGGTACGCCGTGGCCGCCGTCTTCTGCGTCCACGGCGCCGTCACCGGCAGCTTCGCCACCCGCGTCCCGTGGATCCAGGACCACGCGGGGGTCGGCGCCGGCCTGCTCGGCGTGGCGCTCGCGTTCCCCGCGATCGGTGCGTCCGTCGCGATGCCGCTAGCCGGGGCGATCAGCCACCGCTTCGGCGCGCGCACCGCGCTGCGCGGACTGCTCGCGCTGTGGACGCTGGCGCTTTCGCTCCCGGCGCTGGCGCCGAACGTGTACGCGCTCTGCGCGGCGCTGTTCGTGTTCGGTGCGACGGCGGGGATGTCGGACGTCGCGATGAACGCGCTCGGCGTCGAGGTCGAGAACCGGCTGGACCGCTCCATCATGTCCAGCCTGCACGGCATGTGGAGCGTGGGCGCCCTGATCGGCTCCGCGGGCGGCACGCTCGCCGCGCACCTGGGCAGCGACGCACGTATCCACCATCTGCTCGCCTCCGCCGTGCTCACCGTGGCCGGGCTCCTGGCCTGCCAGGGTGTGCTGGACCTACGCAGCACGCCGGACGAGGAGCCCCCGCCGCGGTTCGCGCTGCCGCCGCGCTCGGCAGTGATCATCGGTGCGATCGGGTTCTGCGGGGTGTTCGCGGAGGGCGCCAGCCTGGACTGGTCCGCGGTGTACCTGCGGGACGAGCTCGATGCGTCGGCGGGGCTCGCGGCCGCGTCCACCACCGCGTTCGCGCTGACCATGGCGGTGGCCCGGCTGGTCGGGGACCGGGTCGTGGACCGCTTCGGTGCGGTCCGCACGGTCCGCGTCGGAGGCGTGCTGGCGACGGCCGGCGGCGTCCTGGTCGTGCTGGCGCCGCACCCTGCGGCGGCGATGGCGGGGTTCGGGTGCATCGGCCTCGGCATCGCCGTGGTCGTGCCGCTGGCCTTCGCCGCGGCGGGGCGGACCGGGACGAACCCGAGCCTGGCGATCGCGGGGGTCGCGACGATCACGTACACCTCGGGGCTGGTCGCGCCGTCGGCGATCGGAGGGATCGCGGATCTGACGTCGCTGGTCGTGTCGTTCGGCCTGGTGACGGTGCTGGCGTTCGGGCTCGTGCTGGGAGCGGGGGTGCTGCGGGGCAGCGCTCGTGACGGCGCGGTGCCCAGCCCGGCTCGTGAGTCGGCGCCGGAGCTTCGGAGCTAGGCCCTGTCGTTCGGATCAGGCCGGATCAGCGAACGGCCCGCCGCGGAGCGGCCGATGTCACAGCGGCGCGTGCAGCTGCAAGGCGGACCAAGAAGTCGACGCGGTGGGGGCACCTCCCGTACCCGAAGGGCTACGGCGGAGTCGGCGACCGACGACAACGCAGCAGATGCGCGCGCCGGACACGCGAACCCGGCAAGCTCCGATCGACAGGGCCTACGGAGTGTCTTCGATCGTCCGCCCCGAGGGCGGGCCCGGCGGCGCCTGGTGCGTGCGATCGCAAAGCGGAGGAAGGAGTCCATGCGGTGGGGGCACCTCCCGTGCCCGAAGGGCTACGGGGGTGGGGGCACCTCCCAGGCGCGAGCTCTGGGGGAGCGTGCCAGACGCCGCCGGGGAGACGAGACTGTGAAGACACGACCGAGGGCGCGGCGTGTCCGAACTTCGGGGCTGCGTCCCTGAAGTACGGACGAGGCACGGGGCGCAAGCAGAAGCGGACCTCTACGTTCCCCTTACCATTGCGGGGATCCCCAGAGCCTCGGAAGTGGAGCCCGTATGAACCTCGGCGTGCGCTGGACCCTGCACGGCGACGGACGAACACCCGCCCCCGGGGCTGTCGTACGGCCCGACGAACGGCTCTCGTGGCCGCGCACGGCCGGGCTCGGGGCCCAGCACGTGGTGGCGATGTTCGGCGCGTCGTTCGTGGCGCCGGTGCTCATGGGGCTGGATCCGAACCTCGCGATCATGATGTCCGGCATCGCGACGATGATCTTCCTGCTGGCGACGCGCGGCCGGATCCCGAGCTATCTGGGCTGCTCGCTCTCGTTCGTCGGTGTGGCGGCGGCGATCCGCGCGACCGGCGGCGACAGCGCCACCGTCACCGGCGCGGTCCTGGTCGTCGGTGCGGCGCTCTTCCTCGCGGGGCTCGCTGTGCAGCGGTTCGGCGCGCGGATCATCCACGCCGCGATGCCGCCGATCGTGACCGGCGCCGTCGTCATGCTCATCGGCTTCAACCTCGCGCCGGTCACGGCCGCGACGTACTGGCCGCAGGACCAGTGGACGGCGTTGCTGGTGATGCTGTTCACCGGCCTCGCCGTGGTCTGTCTGCGCGGCTTCTGGTCGCGTATCGCGATCTTCCTCGGGCTGATCTTCGGCTACGCGGTCTCCTGGCTCTTCGACCGGATCTTCGGGAAGATCCACTCCACCGCTGGTGGGCCCGAGGCGGTGGACCACTGGCGGCTCGATCTCTCCGGTGTCGCCAAGGCCGACTGGATCGGCCTGCCGAGCTTCCACGCCCCGGCCTTCGAGTGGTCGGCGATCCTGGTCGCGCTGCCGGTCGTCATCGCGCTGATCGCGGAGAACGCCGGACACGTCAAGGCCGTCGGCGAGATGACCGGCGACCCGCTCGACGACAAGCTCGGCACCGCCATCGCTGCCGACGGCGCCGCCTCGATGCTGTCGACGGCCGTGGGCGGCCCGCCCAACACCACGTACTCCGAGAACATCGGCGTCATGGCCGCCACGCGCGTCTACTCCACCGCCGCCTATTGGGCCGCGGCGGGCTTCGCCCTCCTCTTCGGGCTCTGCCCCAAGTTCGGCGCGGTGGTCGCCGCGATCCCGGGCGGGGTGCTGGGCGGGATCACCGTGATCCTCTACGGCATGATCGGCCTGCTCGGCGCGCAGATCTGGATCAACGCCAAGGTGGACCTGCGCAATCCGCTCAACCTCGTCCCGGCCGCCGCGGGCATCATCATCGGCGTCGGCGGCGTCAGCCTGAAGTTCACCGAGCACTTCGAACTCAGCGGCATCGCCCTCGGCACGATCGTCGTCATCACCGGCTATCACGTGCTGCGCGCCTTCGCGCCCGCGCATCTCAAGCCGCAGGAGCCGCTGCTCGACGCGGGCACGTCCGCCTACGACAGCGGGGAGCCCGGCGGCGATCAGCCCGTCGCCAGGTCATAGGCGTACTCGGGGCGAAGCTGCCCGCCGGTCGCGGAGAGCAGTCCGGCGACCGTGCCCGCGGCCACCACCGCCGCGGCCACCACCGCCGAGGCCGCCACCGCCGAGGCCGCCACCGCCGAGGCCGCCCCGCGGCCGGCACACCGCGGCGTACGCACACGACGGCGCGCGGCCCGGCGGCGCCGGGCGGTCCGCTCCGCCCGCCGCGGTGTGCGTACGCCTGACCTGCCCGGCATCGGCGCTCCCCTCCCCCGACAGGCCGCTCCAGTCCGATTTGTTCCCCCGTTCCGGGGAAGCGGGGTCCTGGCGGCACTCGCCCGAGCCCAGGACTGGGACGCTGCCCCCATGGGTCAGATCGAGCAGTCGACGGCGGCGCCGGTGCCGAGGACGGACGCCGTGCGCCCCTCGCTCGGCGCGGTGGTCGAGCGGATGTGTGGACTCCGCTCGGGCTGGCCGGCGACGGACGGGGTCGCGGTCTTCAACCGCGTGTACCTGTCCGTCACGGAGGAGCTCGGCCGGCGCATCGACCGAGGCGAGTTCCCGGACCGGCGGGCCGCGGTGACGCTGGACGTGCTCTTCGCCGAGCGCTATCTCTCCGCCGTCGCCACGGCCGTCGAGGGCGGCCGGCCGCCCGCCTGCTGGCGTCCGCTCTTCCAGTACCGGCGTCATCCGGGCGTACGCCCGCTGCAGTTCGCCATGGCCGGGATCAATGCGCACATCGGGCACGATCTGGCACTGGCGGTCGTGGACACCTGTCGTACGCTCGACTGCGAACCGCCGCATCTCGAGGGGGCGTTCGAGCATGTGGGCGAGGTCCTCACGTTGCTGGAGGAACGCATCCGCGAGGATCTGATGCCTGGGCCCGATCTGCTGGAGATCGCCGATCCGCTCACCCATCTGCTGGGCTCCTGGAGCCTGGAGCGGGCGAGGGACGCCGCCTGGTCGGCGGCCCGGCTGCTCTGGCGCATGCGGGAACTCCCCGGACTGGCCGACGAGTTCACCGAGCGGCTGGACACCGGCGTCGGGCTCGTCGGGCGCTGCATGCTCACCCCCTGGCCCTGACCCCAGCGCGGGCGCCGGTGCCGGCCCCGAACCCGACGCAATGGATGCGAAGGAGTGCAACATGACGATCCGGCTCGGACTCGGGCTCCCGCAGATGCGGCAGTACGACATCGGCCGCGACATCCCCGCGGTGGCGAGGGCGGCCGAGGAGACCGGCTACGACAGCCTGTGGGTGTTCGAGCGAGTGATCTTCCCCGAGCCCGCGACGCAAGGGCTGTACGGCATCCCGGGCCGCCCATGGCCCGACCAGTACCGCGACGTCGCCGAGCCGACGGTGTCGCTGGCCCTGGCGGCGGCCGTGACCGGCCGGGCGAGGCTCGGCACGAGCGTGCTGATCGCCCCGCTCCACATCCCCTTCCAGCTGGCGCGGACACTCGCCACCCTCGACGCGAGCAGCGGTGGCCGCGTCGTCGCCGGCTTCGGCACCGGCTGGTCCCTCGACGAGTACGCGGCCGCGGGAGTGGCGCCGTTCGAGCGGCGCGGCGCGGTGCTGGACGAGCTGCTCGACGTGTGCCGGGCCGTGTGGGGCCCGGACCCGGTCGCGTACGAGGGCGAACTGACGACCATCGCGCCGTCCGTCGTCGGGCCCAAGCCCGCCCGGCCCATCCCCGTCCTGCTGCCGGCGAACAGCCCCAAGGCCGCACGCCGCGTCGTCGACCGGGCCGACGGCTGGCTGCCGGTGGCGATGGGCCCGCAGAGGCTGGCCGACGAGTGGCGGCGGCTCCAGGACCTGGCGGCCGAGCGCGGCCGTGAGCGGCCCCTCCTGGTCTCGGTCCGTGCCAACGCGCGGTACCGGGCGAAGCCGTTCGACGGCCGCGACCGGCAGCCGTTCCACGGCAGCGTGGACCAGATCGTCGAGGACCTGGTGGCCCATGTCGCGCCCGGTCTCGACGACTTCCACCTCGATCTGCAGGGCACCACGAGGGACGCGGAGGAGCTCAAGGACGTCGCGGCGGCGGTGTACGCGGGCGTGCGGGCCGCGGGCGTCTGACCGGGCACCGGGCGTCTGACCGGGCAGCGGTGCGACGGACGTCCGACGCCCGTCCGACGGACGTCCGACGGGCATCTGACGGGCGCGGGTGCGCGACGGGCCGTCCGCGGGCGTACGAGAGCCGCCGTCCGGCCGGGGTTACCGGCCGGACGGCGGCTGAGGTGACCACCCGGGGCCGGCCGGATCACGGGCGGCGGCGGGGGTACGTTCACGGCGGACCGGCATCGCCGGTCCGTTCGGGCTCACCCAGGGCGAACTGGACCTCGAAGAATCAGTCCTCGGGAAGCTCCACCGGGGCGATCTCGTCGAAGACGTCACCGGGGCCGGGGTTGGTGGAGTCGGTCGCGCCACCGAAGTGGTGCATGACGCCCCACACCGCGTTGAGAGCCGTCTGCACCGCGCCCTCGGCCCAGCCGGCCGTCCAGGAGATGTCGTCGCCCGCGAGGAAGATGCCTCGCTTGTCGGCGGGCAGCCGGTCCTGCATGAAGTGGGTGAACAGGCGCCGCTGGTAGCGGTAGTGGCCCGGCAGGTTGGCCTTGAACGCGCCCATGAAGTAGGGCTCGTTCTCCCAGGACACGGTCACCGGGTTGCCGATGATGTGCTTGCGGATGTCGACCTTCGGGTAGATCTCG from Streptomyces sp. FIT100 includes these protein-coding regions:
- a CDS encoding MFS transporter, translated to MPIARLVRARYAVAAVFCVHGAVTGSFATRVPWIQDHAGVGAGLLGVALAFPAIGASVAMPLAGAISHRFGARTALRGLLALWTLALSLPALAPNVYALCAALFVFGATAGMSDVAMNALGVEVENRLDRSIMSSLHGMWSVGALIGSAGGTLAAHLGSDARIHHLLASAVLTVAGLLACQGVLDLRSTPDEEPPPRFALPPRSAVIIGAIGFCGVFAEGASLDWSAVYLRDELDASAGLAAASTTAFALTMAVARLVGDRVVDRFGAVRTVRVGGVLATAGGVLVVLAPHPAAAMAGFGCIGLGIAVVVPLAFAAAGRTGTNPSLAIAGVATITYTSGLVAPSAIGGIADLTSLVVSFGLVTVLAFGLVLGAGVLRGSARDGAVPSPARESAPELRS
- a CDS encoding uracil-xanthine permease family protein, with protein sequence MNLGVRWTLHGDGRTPAPGAVVRPDERLSWPRTAGLGAQHVVAMFGASFVAPVLMGLDPNLAIMMSGIATMIFLLATRGRIPSYLGCSLSFVGVAAAIRATGGDSATVTGAVLVVGAALFLAGLAVQRFGARIIHAAMPPIVTGAVVMLIGFNLAPVTAATYWPQDQWTALLVMLFTGLAVVCLRGFWSRIAIFLGLIFGYAVSWLFDRIFGKIHSTAGGPEAVDHWRLDLSGVAKADWIGLPSFHAPAFEWSAILVALPVVIALIAENAGHVKAVGEMTGDPLDDKLGTAIAADGAASMLSTAVGGPPNTTYSENIGVMAATRVYSTAAYWAAAGFALLFGLCPKFGAVVAAIPGGVLGGITVILYGMIGLLGAQIWINAKVDLRNPLNLVPAAAGIIIGVGGVSLKFTEHFELSGIALGTIVVITGYHVLRAFAPAHLKPQEPLLDAGTSAYDSGEPGGDQPVARS
- a CDS encoding DUF5995 family protein produces the protein MGQIEQSTAAPVPRTDAVRPSLGAVVERMCGLRSGWPATDGVAVFNRVYLSVTEELGRRIDRGEFPDRRAAVTLDVLFAERYLSAVATAVEGGRPPACWRPLFQYRRHPGVRPLQFAMAGINAHIGHDLALAVVDTCRTLDCEPPHLEGAFEHVGEVLTLLEERIREDLMPGPDLLEIADPLTHLLGSWSLERARDAAWSAARLLWRMRELPGLADEFTERLDTGVGLVGRCMLTPWP
- a CDS encoding LLM class F420-dependent oxidoreductase yields the protein MTIRLGLGLPQMRQYDIGRDIPAVARAAEETGYDSLWVFERVIFPEPATQGLYGIPGRPWPDQYRDVAEPTVSLALAAAVTGRARLGTSVLIAPLHIPFQLARTLATLDASSGGRVVAGFGTGWSLDEYAAAGVAPFERRGAVLDELLDVCRAVWGPDPVAYEGELTTIAPSVVGPKPARPIPVLLPANSPKAARRVVDRADGWLPVAMGPQRLADEWRRLQDLAAERGRERPLLVSVRANARYRAKPFDGRDRQPFHGSVDQIVEDLVAHVAPGLDDFHLDLQGTTRDAEELKDVAAAVYAGVRAAGV